Proteins encoded together in one Chitinophaga varians window:
- a CDS encoding RNA polymerase sigma-70 factor, translating into MSTFHTIKALKEGNTSVFRELFNEYHRKVYLYVLSKTNSQYIAEETTQITFIKLWNYREQLNESDQVGKLLFHMARATCIDLFRKDAVRERVLKLEKPAENEAWYGNDTVEVKELQQRIKHAVGNMPPVRRRVFELSRYEFKSYKEIAALLSLSVKTVENHMALAIKHLRKSLMLLVLLFLR; encoded by the coding sequence ATGTCCACGTTTCATACGATCAAAGCATTGAAAGAAGGAAATACTTCCGTTTTCAGAGAACTGTTCAATGAATATCACCGGAAGGTATATCTATATGTCCTGTCCAAAACGAATTCCCAATATATCGCTGAGGAAACCACCCAGATCACATTCATCAAATTATGGAACTACCGGGAACAGCTAAACGAATCGGACCAGGTAGGAAAGCTGTTGTTCCACATGGCCCGCGCTACCTGTATTGACCTGTTCAGGAAGGATGCTGTCAGGGAAAGGGTGCTGAAGCTGGAGAAACCAGCGGAAAACGAAGCCTGGTATGGTAATGACACGGTGGAAGTGAAGGAGCTGCAGCAGCGCATAAAACACGCTGTGGGCAACATGCCGCCTGTCAGGAGAAGGGTGTTTGAGCTTAGCCGCTACGAATTTAAATCCTATAAAGAGATTGCAGCATTACTGTCCTTGTCTGTTAAAACGGTGGAAAATCATATGGCGCTTGCTATCAAGCATTTAAGAAAATCGCTGATGCTGTTGGTCCTCTTGTTCCTGCGCTAA
- a CDS encoding NAD(P)-dependent oxidoreductase — MNIGIIGATGNIGQRTLIEALNRGHHVTAFTRNISLISEERKNVSWKEADVFDLNSIAAAMEGLDVLISLYQPGNASKDMADTVRQSVQTPTVYATVAGNLLKAMAQYPALRLIVVGGAGSLEIEPGRTLADTTEELHATLEELGLPREYALAVRGHRDALNTYRLSNRRWTYLSPAENIYPGERTGRFRLGGDQPVRDADGKSRISFEDCAIALIDEAELPQFVQRRFTIGY; from the coding sequence ATGAATATTGGAATTATCGGAGCAACAGGCAATATCGGTCAACGCACGTTGATCGAGGCATTAAACAGAGGGCATCATGTAACTGCATTTACCCGCAACATTTCATTGATCTCAGAAGAAAGAAAAAATGTCAGCTGGAAAGAGGCCGACGTCTTTGATCTCAACAGTATTGCCGCCGCTATGGAAGGACTCGATGTATTGATCAGTTTATATCAACCCGGCAATGCCTCCAAAGACATGGCTGATACGGTCCGGCAGTCTGTTCAGACCCCGACGGTATATGCTACGGTGGCCGGAAATCTGCTGAAGGCGATGGCGCAATATCCTGCATTGCGCCTGATCGTGGTAGGTGGCGCCGGCAGCCTGGAAATCGAGCCGGGTCGTACACTGGCGGATACTACGGAAGAATTGCATGCCACATTGGAAGAACTGGGGCTCCCGCGGGAATATGCATTGGCGGTTCGTGGCCACCGGGACGCATTAAATACCTACCGTCTTTCCAACCGGCGCTGGACATATCTTAGTCCTGCTGAAAACATCTACCCTGGTGAGCGTACCGGCAGATTCAGATTAGGTGGCGATCAGCCTGTGCGGGATGCCGACGGCAAAAGCCGCATATCTTTCGAAGATTGTGCCATTGCACTGATAGATGAGGCAGAATTGCCGCAGTTTGTACAAAGACGTTTTACCATTGGGTATTAA
- a CDS encoding GlxA family transcriptional regulator, producing the protein MKKTKHVVIYLPPDFYSAIASSIIEMLLAINEIKGEEIFSVEFVSRQSRPVSRSGITFHARTKPSRKMDVLILLAGISLDTTLLAGILRRESKFTGPLLQQAVAQQAIIAGTCGAGLLLAHLHILNGKRATVAWWVKHEAQRLFPEVHWEPSRMVVRQGRIYTSGAVYGGMDLLSAVLIDLGFAEEERQVRKIMAMPAVRQFQTPYEMQPSELQQHPFEKKLDDIAAETGLDTLTGKMIARKLTVSYRTLSRKFADELRLSPAKWLQQKRLDAAKALLETTTLNISEICYQVGYQDLASFSRLFVRTTGMTPGEFRRQVTR; encoded by the coding sequence ATGAAAAAGACCAAACATGTCGTCATTTATCTGCCGCCGGATTTTTATTCGGCCATTGCTTCTTCTATTATAGAAATGCTGCTGGCGATCAATGAAATAAAAGGGGAAGAAATTTTTTCCGTGGAATTTGTATCGCGGCAGTCCCGTCCGGTGTCCCGCTCCGGTATCACCTTTCACGCCCGTACAAAACCTTCCCGGAAGATGGACGTGCTGATATTGCTGGCAGGCATCTCGCTGGACACGACACTTCTTGCCGGTATCCTTAGGCGGGAAAGCAAATTTACCGGGCCACTGTTACAACAGGCTGTAGCTCAGCAAGCCATCATAGCAGGCACCTGTGGGGCAGGACTACTATTGGCACATCTGCATATATTAAATGGCAAACGGGCCACTGTAGCCTGGTGGGTCAAACATGAAGCGCAGCGTCTTTTTCCGGAAGTGCATTGGGAACCCTCCCGCATGGTAGTACGCCAGGGGCGCATCTATACGTCAGGCGCGGTATATGGCGGCATGGACCTCCTATCTGCCGTACTGATTGATCTTGGCTTCGCCGAAGAAGAGAGGCAAGTGAGGAAAATCATGGCTATGCCCGCAGTACGACAGTTTCAGACACCCTATGAAATGCAGCCTTCAGAACTACAGCAGCACCCATTCGAAAAAAAGCTGGACGACATTGCTGCAGAAACAGGACTGGACACCTTAACGGGAAAAATGATCGCACGAAAACTGACTGTATCCTACAGGACCCTATCCCGGAAATTCGCAGATGAATTAAGGCTTTCCCCCGCGAAATGGTTGCAACAGAAACGCCTGGACGCCGCCAAAGCCTTGCTGGAAACAACAACACTAAACATCAGCGAGATATGCTACCAGGTAGGTTATCAGGACCTTGCCTCCTTTTCACGGCTTTTTGTCAGGACAACAGGCATGACGCCCGGAGAATTCCGGCGACAGGTGACCCGGTGA
- a CDS encoding M23 family metallopeptidase — translation MKRIIVACKFIGALGVIGFWYKRFLLFAPFYLVAIILEMIEKIINKKKKSEQTTDRQDASIDMSRYYVTIYLSLLNPYALAQTVKQLLGQLYILVFHSFRLPSPATFHSKTNYILPFKGTWKVGRGGVTPETSHSWGLFTQRYAYDFFMIDDHHRPNSGTGNRLEDYYCFDQEIIAPADGTIVSMKNNVRDYTHVGDLSVDWKTKDFRGNYLVIEHQKNEYSFIAHFRKGSIVVKKGDKVKQGQLLGACGNSGHSTMPHIHYHLQDRKYFWTALGLPIRFKNVAVNGQDVHEQGEYIHTDQEVSNLRIHELIVP, via the coding sequence ATGAAAAGAATTATTGTAGCATGTAAGTTTATCGGTGCTCTGGGAGTGATCGGTTTTTGGTACAAGCGTTTTCTCCTTTTTGCACCGTTCTATCTGGTAGCCATTATACTGGAGATGATTGAAAAAATCATCAACAAGAAGAAAAAATCAGAGCAAACAACAGACCGGCAGGACGCCTCCATCGATATGAGCCGTTATTACGTAACCATCTATCTGAGCCTTTTAAATCCATATGCCCTGGCACAGACAGTAAAACAATTGTTGGGACAGTTATACATACTGGTTTTCCATTCCTTCAGGTTACCATCTCCTGCAACTTTCCATAGTAAAACCAACTACATACTTCCTTTTAAAGGTACATGGAAAGTTGGGCGCGGCGGGGTAACACCTGAAACATCCCACTCCTGGGGACTGTTCACGCAGCGGTATGCCTATGACTTTTTTATGATAGATGATCATCATCGGCCTAACAGCGGAACAGGGAACCGGTTGGAGGACTATTATTGTTTTGATCAGGAGATAATTGCGCCGGCGGATGGAACTATTGTCAGTATGAAAAATAATGTCCGGGATTATACCCATGTTGGCGACCTTTCTGTGGATTGGAAGACAAAGGATTTTAGAGGAAATTATCTGGTGATCGAGCATCAAAAGAATGAATATAGCTTTATCGCGCATTTCAGGAAAGGAAGTATTGTCGTGAAGAAAGGAGACAAGGTAAAACAGGGCCAGCTTCTGGGGGCATGTGGTAACAGCGGTCACTCCACCATGCCGCATATCCATTACCACCTTCAGGACAGGAAATATTTCTGGACGGCTTTAGGGTTGCCCATCCGCTTTAAGAACGTTGCCGTAAACGGACAAGATGTCCATGAACAGGGAGAATACATCCATACAGACCAGGAGGTAAGCAACCTCCGTATACACGAGTTAATAGTACCTTGA
- a CDS encoding EamA family transporter — MVLLGGVMYGTMSSFVKLSYASGYHAAEISFSQAFLSAMLLGLTLLLTTGKTSLQRLSAKELVTLMLVGGAIGLTNFLYYQSVSYISASLAIVILMQFTWFSLLLEWLIFRQRPGRPELVTVLFILVGTVMAGNLLQTDTLYFSWQGMVLALASSFTYAVYIVANSRVGKGVRWQSKSTLIMAGSALTIFIINVQPIISDNHFGYTFMLWAIFLAVVGTTIPTALFAAGIPKTGAGTSAILMAVEFPVAVLCAYLVLHEAISPVQIAGIIIMLAAISVMNYYKSSKTKKEN, encoded by the coding sequence ATGGTCCTTTTAGGCGGGGTCATGTACGGAACGATGTCTTCGTTCGTAAAGCTGTCCTATGCGTCGGGCTATCATGCCGCGGAAATATCCTTCTCCCAGGCCTTCCTGTCGGCCATGCTGCTGGGCCTGACGCTGTTATTGACCACTGGTAAAACCAGCCTCCAAAGGCTGTCCGCCAAAGAGCTGGTGACGCTAATGCTGGTAGGCGGCGCCATCGGGCTCACAAATTTTCTGTATTACCAGTCCGTAAGTTATATCTCCGCTTCACTGGCCATTGTGATACTGATGCAGTTCACATGGTTCAGTTTATTGCTGGAATGGCTTATTTTCCGGCAGCGGCCGGGCCGACCGGAGCTGGTAACGGTCCTGTTTATCCTGGTGGGAACGGTCATGGCAGGGAATCTGCTGCAGACTGACACCTTGTACTTCTCCTGGCAGGGCATGGTATTGGCACTGGCATCATCTTTTACATATGCGGTGTATATTGTGGCCAACAGCCGGGTAGGCAAAGGCGTGAGGTGGCAATCGAAAAGCACGCTTATCATGGCAGGTTCCGCCCTGACTATTTTTATCATCAATGTGCAGCCCATCATATCAGACAATCATTTCGGATATACGTTTATGTTATGGGCCATATTTTTGGCCGTGGTAGGCACCACTATTCCGACGGCACTGTTTGCCGCCGGCATCCCCAAAACAGGGGCCGGCACCAGCGCCATCCTGATGGCCGTAGAATTTCCGGTTGCCGTTTTATGTGCCTATCTTGTTCTGCATGAAGCTATCAGCCCGGTGCAGATAGCAGGTATCATCATCATGCTGGCCGCTATATCGGTCATGAATTACTATAAATCGTCAAAAACAAAAAAAGAAAACTGA
- a CDS encoding prolyl-tRNA synthetase associated domain-containing protein, with protein MFYISEVKHTPPVVFKTALQEMVYTLLQEKQVPFERVDNDDAITMEDCILIDRQLNMKTVKTLFLCNRQQTNFYLFVTTAGKPFVTKDLSRVLGISRVSFAPVELLGTMLGTTIGATTIFGLLLDKEHAVQVVIDKDVLLEEWYGCSDGTTTSYMKISRDWIMHDFLAYTGHSPKVIEI; from the coding sequence ATGTTTTATATCAGTGAAGTAAAACATACACCACCTGTGGTATTTAAGACCGCCCTACAGGAGATGGTGTATACCCTGTTGCAGGAAAAGCAGGTGCCATTTGAACGGGTAGACAATGATGACGCCATTACCATGGAAGACTGTATCCTCATCGACCGCCAGCTGAATATGAAAACGGTAAAAACGCTGTTTCTGTGCAACCGGCAGCAGACAAATTTCTACCTGTTCGTCACCACGGCCGGCAAACCTTTTGTCACCAAAGACCTGAGCCGGGTATTAGGCATATCCAGGGTGTCATTCGCCCCGGTAGAATTACTGGGCACCATGCTGGGCACCACCATAGGGGCCACCACTATCTTCGGCCTGCTGCTGGACAAAGAACACGCCGTACAGGTAGTTATTGACAAAGACGTGCTGTTGGAAGAATGGTATGGCTGCAGCGATGGTACCACCACCAGCTACATGAAGATCAGCAGAGACTGGATCATGCATGATTTCCTGGCTTATACCGGGCATTCACCGAAAGTGATAGAAATATAA
- a CDS encoding methyltransferase, with protein MRVNLSGLQASAEHTGNILRHITNHWVSCCVYTAARLDIAEILSAGPLDIAALAAETNTHAPSLHRMLKLLAANGVFEEQSPGVFVNTPDSLALIGDIKGSMKAFLLAEMGEFYTPWGNLIDSVRSGKTAFDEYYGENLWEFYKKNAGEGQNFMKAMTALTSFLSPAILDKYDFSSFKTIIDVGGSNGSLLTAILRKTPGASGIVFDVPYVVEQTAALLSADPELRQRSSAVSGNFFEQVPAGADAYLLKMIIHDWDDEDSVRILSVVSKAMKPESKILIVDGVIPEGNSYHGAKFMDVNMLVVTGGKERTAAEFDELFRRSGLRLTRVIDLDITEVSIVEGEKV; from the coding sequence ATGCGCGTTAACTTATCCGGCTTACAAGCCTCTGCTGAACATACCGGCAATATCCTCCGCCACATTACCAATCACTGGGTTTCCTGTTGTGTATATACGGCCGCCCGGCTGGACATAGCGGAGATACTTTCTGCCGGCCCTTTAGACATCGCTGCGCTGGCGGCTGAAACAAACACACATGCGCCTTCACTTCATCGTATGTTGAAACTGCTGGCCGCCAACGGGGTCTTTGAAGAACAGTCACCAGGCGTATTTGTGAACACCCCTGATTCCCTGGCGTTGATCGGTGATATTAAAGGCAGCATGAAAGCATTCCTGCTGGCGGAAATGGGAGAGTTTTACACCCCATGGGGCAATCTGATAGATAGTGTCAGGTCCGGGAAAACTGCTTTTGATGAATACTACGGAGAAAACCTCTGGGAATTTTATAAGAAAAATGCCGGTGAGGGACAAAACTTCATGAAAGCTATGACTGCCTTGACCAGCTTTCTGAGTCCCGCCATCCTGGATAAATATGATTTTTCTTCTTTTAAAACGATCATCGATGTGGGTGGCAGCAATGGCTCTCTGTTGACCGCTATTCTCAGAAAGACACCAGGAGCGTCTGGTATCGTATTCGACGTGCCTTACGTAGTGGAGCAAACAGCCGCATTGCTGTCTGCTGATCCGGAGCTCCGTCAGCGTAGCTCCGCTGTCAGCGGTAATTTCTTTGAACAGGTGCCTGCCGGTGCGGATGCCTACCTTTTAAAGATGATCATTCATGACTGGGATGACGAAGATTCCGTGCGCATCCTCAGCGTTGTCAGCAAAGCTATGAAACCGGAAAGCAAAATCCTGATCGTGGACGGTGTTATTCCTGAAGGCAACTCGTATCACGGAGCAAAGTTTATGGATGTGAACATGCTGGTGGTAACGGGCGGAAAAGAAAGAACGGCAGCGGAATTTGATGAACTGTTCCGCCGGTCCGGTCTGCGGCTTACACGTGTCATTGACCTCGATATCACAGAAGTGAGCATTGTGGAAGGGGAGAAGGTATAA
- a CDS encoding tyrosine phenol-lyase, with translation MKKSHWAEPYKIKMIEPLRKTTREERKKLIEEAGFNPFQLKSEDVYIDLLTDSGTSAMSDRQWAGMMMGDEAYSGSRNFYHLEAVVQEYYGYKYVVPTHQGRGAEHLISRLLIRPGMYVPGNMYFTTTRLHQELAGGNFTDVITDEAHDPDSDFPFKGNIDLRKLEAIINEAGAANIAYLSLATTVNMAGGQPISLENMKQVRKLTQQHGIRIIHDMARVAENAFMIQQHEPGYADRTVASIVKEICSLTDGAVMSGKKDALVNIGGFLALNDEGLYEEAKNLVIVYEGMHTYGGLAGRDMEAMAIGITESVGEAHIAARVYQVHYLGNLLKEAGIPVLNPIGTHGVFLNARAFLPHLPQTSFPAQALTVALYEAGGVRTVERGIVSAGRDKETGDHHYPSLELVRLAIPRRVYTLSHMDVVADAIIEAYENRYDIPGLEFTMEPKYLRFFQARFRQLSPEPAGTAH, from the coding sequence ATGAAGAAATCCCACTGGGCAGAGCCCTACAAAATCAAAATGATAGAGCCGCTTCGAAAAACCACCCGTGAAGAACGCAAAAAACTGATTGAAGAGGCCGGCTTTAACCCATTCCAGTTAAAGTCGGAAGACGTATACATCGATCTGCTGACAGACAGCGGCACCAGCGCTATGAGCGACCGTCAATGGGCAGGCATGATGATGGGTGATGAAGCGTATTCCGGCAGCCGCAATTTCTATCACCTGGAAGCGGTGGTACAGGAATATTACGGATACAAGTATGTAGTGCCCACCCACCAGGGCAGAGGCGCAGAACACCTGATTTCCCGCCTGCTGATACGGCCAGGCATGTACGTTCCCGGCAATATGTACTTCACCACTACCCGGCTGCACCAGGAACTGGCAGGCGGCAATTTCACGGATGTTATCACAGACGAAGCCCATGACCCCGATTCAGATTTTCCCTTCAAGGGAAATATAGACCTGCGGAAGCTGGAAGCAATCATCAACGAAGCAGGAGCGGCCAATATCGCCTATCTCAGTTTAGCCACCACCGTGAACATGGCCGGCGGCCAACCGATATCGCTGGAAAATATGAAACAGGTGCGGAAGCTTACCCAACAGCATGGTATCCGCATCATCCACGATATGGCGCGCGTAGCGGAGAACGCCTTTATGATACAGCAACACGAGCCCGGTTATGCAGACAGGACAGTGGCCTCTATTGTGAAAGAAATCTGTTCCCTGACAGACGGTGCCGTGATGAGCGGAAAAAAGGACGCGCTGGTGAATATCGGCGGGTTCCTGGCATTGAATGACGAAGGCCTGTATGAGGAAGCCAAAAACCTGGTGATCGTATACGAAGGCATGCATACCTATGGCGGCCTCGCTGGCCGCGACATGGAAGCCATGGCCATCGGCATTACAGAATCGGTAGGCGAAGCCCATATTGCCGCCCGCGTGTACCAGGTACATTACCTGGGCAACCTGCTGAAAGAAGCCGGTATTCCTGTACTGAACCCTATCGGCACACACGGCGTATTTCTCAACGCACGCGCTTTTCTGCCACACCTGCCGCAAACCAGTTTCCCCGCGCAGGCATTGACAGTAGCACTGTACGAAGCGGGCGGGGTGCGCACCGTGGAAAGAGGCATCGTTTCCGCCGGCCGCGACAAAGAAACCGGCGACCACCACTACCCATCGCTGGAACTGGTGCGCCTGGCCATCCCCAGAAGAGTATATACCCTCTCCCATATGGACGTGGTAGCCGATGCGATCATAGAAGCCTATGAAAACAGGTACGACATACCAGGCCTCGAATTCACCATGGAGCCTAAATACCTTCGGTTTTTCCAGGCACGGTTCAGGCAACTGTCGCCGGAACCGGCCGGAACCGCACATTAA
- a CDS encoding SUMF1/EgtB/PvdO family nonheme iron enzyme, which yields MSVTQIYDRQAWNALSRPEAEAILQQLIQTRFPEFTIKRFETFEKFAQRTFTAVLDHDGAEFVFVPGDTVTLGLDSWNIATENREHMAALFNNDIGEMDNYIRERLSPVRTVTVSPMIVERAYRATGYFPVELTDERLTSDEYFEKTFAEVKASPREHWSYTVNDTFRLVKDGDHIQAWLYEGVSRETLTKEIQDTGFRLPTEDEWEYLCGGGSRSIYPWGDSMDYDKNYLYFKREGNDEENYLESPNHFGLVIANNPYHYEVMMDSEWFLKGGDGGCNLCGGGGLDLGYLSVGTYFRDPGIFDDDMNYAEEITGDYTFVRRVKRIL from the coding sequence ATGAGCGTAACCCAAATATATGACCGTCAGGCGTGGAATGCATTGTCCCGCCCGGAAGCAGAAGCCATTTTACAACAGTTGATACAGACCCGGTTTCCGGAGTTTACCATCAAACGTTTTGAGACATTTGAAAAATTCGCTCAGCGTACTTTTACCGCTGTGCTGGACCATGACGGGGCAGAATTTGTTTTTGTGCCCGGTGATACCGTAACACTGGGCCTCGATTCCTGGAACATAGCCACAGAAAACCGGGAGCATATGGCCGCCCTGTTTAATAATGATATCGGGGAGATGGATAACTACATCCGTGAGCGGCTGTCGCCCGTACGCACCGTTACTGTCAGCCCTATGATCGTGGAACGGGCCTACCGTGCCACCGGATATTTCCCTGTGGAATTAACAGATGAACGCCTCACCTCCGACGAATATTTTGAGAAAACTTTTGCCGAAGTAAAAGCCTCTCCCCGCGAGCACTGGAGTTATACCGTGAATGATACTTTCCGGCTGGTAAAAGACGGTGATCATATCCAGGCATGGCTGTACGAGGGCGTTTCCAGGGAGACACTGACAAAGGAAATACAAGACACGGGTTTCAGGCTTCCTACCGAAGACGAGTGGGAATACCTTTGTGGAGGCGGTTCCCGCAGTATATACCCGTGGGGCGATTCCATGGACTACGATAAAAACTATCTCTATTTCAAACGCGAAGGAAACGACGAAGAAAATTACCTGGAAAGTCCTAATCATTTTGGGCTGGTGATCGCCAACAACCCTTATCATTATGAAGTGATGATGGACAGCGAGTGGTTCCTCAAAGGTGGCGACGGCGGTTGTAACCTCTGTGGCGGCGGTGGCTTAGACCTCGGATATCTCAGCGTAGGCACGTATTTCCGTGACCCGGGTATTTTTGATGATGATATGAATTATGCCGAAGAGATTACCGGTGATTATACTTTTGTGAGAAGGGTAAAGAGGATACTGTAA